A stretch of Natronococcus sp. CG52 DNA encodes these proteins:
- a CDS encoding S8 family peptidase encodes MPKDTVSRRTILQGVGAGVAGTALAGQTSARETDEAEYVVGVDPDRGLEQAHRAAESVRRELDFGEIGRAVAGRFSDAAVANLRNNPNVRYVERNGLMWALQQETPYGIGKVEADVAIDEGETGDGVSVAIIDTGIDAQNETLEENLGDGYAAADAACTTDCGGGPFGGGNDIDECLEEWDDDNDHGTHVAGTAGAANNGVGVLGVAPDATLHAVKVLQCDGGGTFDDIAAGIQWSADQGHDVQNMSLGSDTDSDVVRDAVQYADQRGVVIVAAAGNDGPCTDCVGYPAAYDEVIAVSATDENDELADFSSTGPEVDLAAPGVDVLSSIPRDDYDEFSGTSMSSPHVAGAAATLIAAGTASDDVRAQLKDTADDVGLADEEQGAGRLNVAEALGLESNGGDDDDGSDPESDPDIDEFTVSTRTGGRWYRADVDWAVSDDDGALESVTSELVAADGAVVDSETSSVGGSSASGEHDLRSDDEPEEIRLTVVDEGGNETSDTRVY; translated from the coding sequence ATGCCAAAGGATACCGTTTCACGTCGAACGATTCTACAGGGCGTCGGTGCCGGCGTCGCCGGAACGGCGCTGGCCGGACAGACATCGGCGAGAGAGACTGACGAAGCCGAGTACGTCGTCGGTGTCGATCCCGACCGCGGTCTCGAGCAGGCCCACCGGGCCGCCGAATCGGTTCGTCGCGAACTGGACTTCGGCGAGATCGGACGAGCGGTCGCCGGTCGATTCTCGGACGCTGCCGTCGCGAACCTCCGGAACAACCCGAACGTCCGGTACGTCGAACGAAACGGACTGATGTGGGCGCTCCAGCAGGAAACGCCCTACGGTATCGGGAAAGTCGAGGCCGACGTCGCCATCGACGAGGGTGAGACGGGCGACGGCGTCAGCGTCGCGATCATCGACACGGGGATCGACGCCCAGAACGAGACCCTCGAGGAGAACCTCGGCGACGGGTACGCGGCGGCGGATGCTGCATGTACGACGGACTGCGGCGGGGGCCCGTTCGGCGGCGGAAACGACATCGACGAGTGTCTCGAGGAGTGGGACGACGACAACGACCACGGCACTCACGTCGCCGGGACCGCCGGTGCAGCGAACAACGGCGTCGGCGTCTTGGGCGTCGCACCCGACGCGACGCTGCACGCGGTAAAGGTCCTGCAGTGCGACGGTGGGGGGACGTTCGACGACATCGCGGCGGGGATCCAGTGGTCCGCCGACCAGGGCCACGACGTCCAGAACATGAGTCTCGGCTCGGACACCGACTCCGACGTCGTCCGGGACGCGGTCCAGTATGCCGACCAGCGCGGCGTCGTCATCGTCGCCGCCGCCGGCAACGACGGCCCCTGTACCGACTGCGTCGGCTACCCGGCCGCCTACGACGAGGTCATCGCCGTGTCGGCGACCGACGAGAACGACGAACTGGCGGACTTCTCCTCGACCGGGCCCGAGGTCGACCTCGCGGCACCCGGCGTCGACGTGCTCTCGAGCATCCCCCGGGACGACTACGACGAGTTCTCCGGCACCTCGATGTCGTCGCCGCACGTCGCCGGCGCGGCCGCGACGCTCATCGCCGCAGGCACTGCTTCCGATGATGTCCGGGCGCAACTGAAAGACACCGCGGACGACGTCGGGCTCGCCGACGAAGAGCAGGGCGCAGGTCGATTGAACGTCGCCGAGGCGCTCGGCCTCGAGAGCAACGGCGGCGACGATGACGACGGGTCCGATCCGGAGTCGGATCCCGACATCGACGAGTTCACGGTCTCCACCAGGACCGGCGGCCGATGGTACCGCGCGGACGTCGACTGGGCGGTCTCCGACGACGACGGCGCTCTCGAGTCGGTGACGAGCGAACTGGTCGCCGCCGATGGGGCCGTCGTCGACAGCGAAACCTCGAGCGTCGGCGGGTCGAGCGCGTCGGGCGAGCACGACCTCCGCTCGGACGACGAACCCGAGGAGATTCGTCTCACCGTCGTCGACGAAGGGGGCAACGAGACGAGCGACACTCGCGTGTACTGA
- a CDS encoding pirin family protein, with translation MSTFTIYSARQGREGVGARVNRAFPAAKRDHFDPFVLLDEFSVGEGGVPEHEHRGFEIITYVLEGALEHTDSTGISKTAKAGGAMRMRTASGLRHAELPGTDEPARGLQLWINLPRDDKEMGPDYRDAEREQLPVDSRDGMRVTTVVGEGSPLDLRTDVHYEVVEAEAGTTYEWAVEGGWSAVLYVVEGEVTIPSGTIEQGALAARDGQERESVDSDTIPVAVTSDATFAVITGRPLGEPITQRGPIVL, from the coding sequence GTGTCCACGTTTACGATCTACTCCGCTCGTCAGGGGAGGGAAGGCGTCGGCGCCCGGGTCAACCGGGCGTTCCCGGCCGCGAAGCGCGACCACTTCGACCCCTTCGTTCTCCTCGACGAGTTCTCCGTCGGAGAGGGCGGCGTCCCCGAGCACGAACACCGCGGTTTCGAGATCATCACCTACGTGCTCGAGGGTGCGCTCGAGCACACGGACAGTACCGGGATCTCGAAGACGGCGAAGGCCGGCGGTGCCATGCGGATGCGCACGGCCAGCGGCCTCCGGCACGCCGAGCTGCCGGGGACCGACGAGCCGGCACGCGGCCTCCAGCTGTGGATCAATCTCCCCCGCGACGACAAGGAGATGGGTCCGGACTACCGCGACGCCGAGAGAGAACAGTTACCGGTCGACTCTCGTGACGGAATGCGGGTGACGACCGTCGTGGGCGAGGGATCGCCGCTGGATCTCCGGACCGACGTGCACTACGAGGTCGTCGAGGCCGAGGCGGGCACGACCTACGAGTGGGCCGTCGAGGGCGGGTGGAGTGCGGTACTCTACGTGGTCGAGGGTGAAGTCACGATTCCGTCCGGGACGATCGAGCAAGGAGCGCTCGCGGCACGAGACGGTCAAGAGCGGGAGTCGGTCGACTCGGATACGATTCCGGTAGCGGTGACGAGCGACGCCACCTTCGCGGTCATCACGGGCAGACCTCTCGGGGAACCGATCACCCAGCGCGGTCCTATCGTACTCTAA
- the citZ gene encoding citrate synthase: MADDLNKGLEGVLVAESELSSIDGDAGQLIYRGYPIEDLARGASYEEVVYLLWHGHLPNEDELDAFTESLTEERTVDEDVLEMVERLADADERPMAALRTAASMLSAYEPEDDADPEDLDATLRQGRRITAKIPTILAAFERYRLGEEPVDPHPELGLAANFLYMLTGEEPDDLAAETFDQALILHADHGLNASTFTSMVIGSTMADIYSAVTGGISALSGPLHGGANQDVMEVLMEIDESDLDHREWVEQANEEGRRIPGFGHRVYNVKDPRAKILEERSKELAEDGENKWYNYTTTIEQYLSEEQGLAEKGIAPNVDFYSGSVYYQLGIPIDMYTPIFAMSRTGGWIAHVLEYQDDNRLIRPLSRYTGPEDQEFVPLEER; the protein is encoded by the coding sequence ATGGCTGACGATCTCAATAAAGGGCTGGAAGGAGTTCTGGTCGCGGAGTCGGAACTCAGCTCGATCGACGGTGATGCCGGGCAACTGATCTACCGGGGGTATCCGATCGAAGATCTCGCTCGTGGCGCGAGCTACGAAGAGGTCGTCTATCTCCTCTGGCACGGCCACCTTCCGAACGAGGACGAACTCGACGCCTTCACGGAGTCGCTCACCGAGGAGCGAACGGTCGACGAAGACGTCCTCGAGATGGTGGAACGGCTCGCCGACGCCGACGAACGCCCGATGGCCGCGCTGCGGACCGCAGCCTCGATGCTTTCGGCGTACGAGCCCGAAGACGACGCCGATCCGGAGGACCTCGACGCCACGCTCCGTCAGGGCCGGCGGATCACCGCCAAGATCCCGACTATCCTCGCAGCGTTCGAACGCTACCGGCTCGGAGAGGAGCCCGTCGATCCCCACCCCGAACTCGGGCTGGCGGCGAACTTCCTCTACATGCTGACCGGCGAAGAACCGGACGATCTCGCGGCCGAGACGTTCGACCAGGCGCTCATCCTCCACGCCGACCACGGGCTGAACGCCTCGACGTTCACCTCGATGGTGATCGGCTCGACGATGGCCGACATCTACAGCGCCGTCACCGGCGGCATCAGCGCCCTCTCCGGGCCGCTTCACGGCGGCGCGAACCAGGACGTCATGGAGGTCCTGATGGAAATCGACGAGAGCGATCTCGACCACCGCGAATGGGTCGAGCAGGCGAACGAGGAGGGACGGCGCATCCCCGGCTTCGGCCACCGCGTCTACAACGTCAAGGACCCACGTGCGAAGATTCTCGAGGAACGCAGCAAGGAACTCGCCGAGGACGGCGAGAACAAGTGGTACAACTACACCACCACCATCGAACAGTACCTCTCCGAGGAGCAGGGCCTCGCCGAGAAGGGGATCGCCCCGAACGTCGACTTCTACTCCGGTTCGGTCTACTACCAGCTCGGCATCCCGATCGACATGTACACCCCGATCTTCGCGATGAGCCGCACCGGCGGCTGGATCGCACACGTCCTCGAGTACCAGGACGACAACCGGCTCATCCGCCCGCTCTCGCGGTACACCGGGCCTGAGGACCAGGAGTTCGTCCCGCTCGAGGAGCGGTAA
- a CDS encoding DUF1028 domain-containing protein → MTFSICVHETYETTDGETHDRFGVAVTTRLPGVGTLCPFASENGAVATQSLVNVDLGRRGIEYVDDGLAVDDALEALLNADGDAPQRQLHGVDADATFTFSGEECRGWYGHREGDHYTVAGNLLTGESVLEETASTYEANAVRGTTDDTSGSPRDENGADPLAKRLIEALAAGHREGGDKREELPIQSAAVVVETTETNDVTPPYNDLRVDATATPIADLQETYDLAVQGYEDTLARYADAYEEDSLDEAAE, encoded by the coding sequence ATGACGTTCAGCATCTGCGTTCACGAAACGTACGAGACGACGGACGGCGAGACCCACGACCGCTTCGGCGTCGCCGTCACGACGCGGCTGCCGGGCGTCGGAACGCTCTGTCCGTTCGCCAGCGAGAACGGCGCCGTCGCGACCCAGAGCCTGGTCAACGTCGATCTCGGTCGGCGCGGAATCGAGTACGTCGACGACGGACTGGCGGTCGACGACGCCCTCGAGGCCCTGCTCAACGCCGACGGCGACGCGCCCCAGCGTCAACTCCACGGCGTCGACGCCGACGCGACGTTCACCTTCTCCGGCGAGGAGTGCCGTGGCTGGTACGGCCACCGCGAGGGCGACCACTACACGGTCGCGGGCAACCTGCTGACGGGCGAGTCGGTACTCGAGGAAACTGCGTCGACCTACGAGGCGAACGCCGTCCGCGGGACGACCGACGACACGAGCGGGAGTCCGCGGGACGAAAACGGGGCTGACCCGCTCGCGAAGCGGCTGATCGAGGCGCTGGCCGCGGGCCACCGCGAGGGCGGCGACAAGCGCGAGGAGCTGCCGATCCAGAGCGCGGCCGTCGTCGTCGAAACGACCGAAACGAACGACGTGACGCCGCCGTACAACGACCTGCGCGTCGACGCGACGGCGACGCCGATCGCCGACCTGCAGGAGACGTACGACCTCGCGGTCCAGGGCTACGAGGATACGCTGGCCCGGTACGCGGACGCCTACGAGGAGGACTCGCTGGACGAAGCCGCGGAGTGA
- a CDS encoding cell division protein SepF — MGFMDKIVGGGQSRSVDDYVELDLDDVSTESAEAAMQVHIAEISGQADAVDIKDAVYDGDIVIADITRLRTNDNTVEHIVDELRQVAHEVDGDIVRKGDDQIIVTPTAIHISREKLGQTP, encoded by the coding sequence ATGGGATTTATGGATAAGATCGTCGGCGGCGGGCAGTCCCGCTCCGTCGACGACTACGTCGAACTGGATCTCGACGACGTATCGACGGAGTCGGCCGAGGCGGCGATGCAGGTACACATCGCCGAGATCAGCGGTCAGGCCGATGCCGTCGACATCAAGGACGCCGTCTACGACGGCGACATCGTGATCGCGGATATTACCCGACTGCGCACCAACGACAACACCGTCGAACACATCGTCGACGAACTTCGTCAGGTCGCCCACGAGGTCGACGGCGACATCGTTCGGAAGGGCGACGATCAGATCATCGTTACCCCGACGGCGATCCACATCAGCCGCGAAAAGTTAGGCCAGACGCCCTGA